In Populus alba chromosome 1, ASM523922v2, whole genome shotgun sequence, a single window of DNA contains:
- the LOC140955200 gene encoding uncharacterized protein, whose protein sequence is MAAAGQSSLSEVTSQPGTTSSVSLSGGTEGTSHQITGHKLNGYNYLQWSSSVMMFICGKGRDDYLTGDIIIPERNDPMFRTWKTENHMVMSWLIHSMTNEIGENFLLYGTAKEIWEAARETYSSSENTSELFEIEAVLHDLRQGELSITQFFNTLCRHWQHLDMFETHSWNCPEDTVLYRRIVEQKRTFKFLLGLNKNLDEVRGRIMGTKPLPNLREAFSEVRREESRKKVMMGPHNSAHIMEGSALAARGYSNSNYDNRQRKGRPWCDHCNKPGHVKENCWKIHGKPADWKPSKSINDKDRRANNVYSDNNRDKNTILPTETSPFSKEQLEILQQLFSQNSLSQPSMSASGSGSGLLAQKGSGYGEEDWQC, encoded by the exons ATGGCAGCAGCAGGACAAAGCTCTCTCTCTGAGGTGACCTCACAGCCAGGAACAACCTCATCTGTTAGCCTTTCAGGAGGCACTGAAGGCACATCACACCAAATCACAGGACACAAACTCAATGGATACAATTATCTTCAGTGGTCATCATCAGTCATGATGTTTATTTGTGGAAAGGGCAGAGATGACTACCTCACAGGGGATATCATCATACCAGAAAGGAATGATCCCATGTTTCGAACATGGAAGACTGAAAATCATATGGTAATGTCATGGCTGATCCATTCAATGACCAATGAAATTGGCGAAAACTTTCTGCTATATGGAACAGCAAAGGAAATCTGGGAAGCAGCAAGAGAAACCTACTCAAGTTCTGAAAATACATCAGAACTATTTGAGATTGAGGCAGTGTTACATGATCTACGCCAAGGAGAACTTTCTATCACTCAATTCTTCAACACTCTCTGCCGTCATTGGCAGCACCTAGATATGTTTGAAACTCACAGCTGGAATTGCCCTGAAGACACAGTCTTATATAGAAGAATTGTAGAGCAGAAAAGAACTTTCAAATTTCTTCTCGGGCTCaacaagaatcttgatgaaGTCAGAGGAAGAATAATGGGAACCAAACCTCTTCCAAATCTCAGAGAAGCATTCTCTGAGGTTAGACGTGAAGAAAGTAGAAAGAAAGTAATGATGGGACCTCACAACTCAGCTCATATAATGGAAGGATCTGCACTTGCTGCTCGAGGCTATTCAAACAGCAACTATGATAATCGACAGAGGAAAGGAAGACCCTGGTGTGATCACTGCAACAAACCAGGACATGTCAAGGAAAACTGCTGGAAGATTCATGGCAAACCTGCTGATTGGAAaccatcaaaatcaataaatgacAAAGACAGACGTGCCAACAATGTATATTCAGACAACAACCGAGATAAGAACACCATTCTGCCAACAGAAACAAGTCCTTTCAGCAAGGAACAGCTTGAGATCTTACAGCAACTCTTCAGTCAGAATTCACTGTCTCAACCAAGTATGTCAGCCTCTGGTTCTGGATCTGGACTGTTAGCACAAAAAG GATCTGGATACGGGGAAGAAGATTGGCAGTGCTAA